The nucleotide sequence TCCAGGAACCGTTTTCGCTTGTCGTTTTTGACCACCATCCCGACATGCAGGCCCCGAGATTCGGGGGCATCTTAAGTTGCGGGGGCTGGGTGCTCGAAGTCCTGAAAAGCAATTCCTTTGTGCAGGGCGTAACGCTTATCGGGATCGCCGACCACCTCGTAGATGAAATCCGCACCGAGATTTCGCAAACGGAAAACGCGCGTGTTTTAGACAAAGTAACATTCATCAAAGAAAGCGAACTACCCGCTGTCACCCTGGAGGGAGCCTTCAGACGACCGATAGGGTCCATGGATTCTATCGCCGCGCTGCGGCTCCAGAATGACATGCCGCTCTACATATCCATCGACAAGGACGCTCTCGCGCCCGCCAACGCGGCAACGAACTGGGATCAGGGTTCTCTCAGCACCGAAATGTTGAAAAGCATTGTCGCAGATCTCGCCGCAAACCACAAGATTCTCGGCATCGACATCTGCGGGGAGCGCGCCCGCGACATCGAGGACTCTCGCGCCGACGCGCTGAACAGCGAACTCAACCGCGAACTAGCCGAGTTTTTGGCTCCCTTCGCGGCATCCTAATTCTTACTTTACTTCCAGCCTTGTGAAAGTTTCGTAGTGGTCTGCGGTATAGTAGATTACGCAATCCGGCTGATAGACAAGTCGCTTGGTTCCACGGTTCTTGGCAGAATACTCCACATCCGCCTCATGATATGAGCCTTCAGGCAATGTTTCGTGGTAATTATCCGGATTCGAGGCAAAATTATCAAAATTGTCGCCGCCTATCATCACGCCAATCGTTGTCCACGGGTTAAAATTCCACTTTTCAAATGCCTTGCCTGTTTCGGATTCGTAAAGCTTTTTACCCTCGTTCTTGCCCACATAATTTGCAGGCAACTTGTCGAACTTGCACAAATACGCCGCCACGGAATCCCTGGTCGTATACAGGCCGGATTCCTCCACCGCGTCATAGATGCTCCCGGCCTTTGCACCAGAGGACTCAACGCTGGACAAGGACTCCAGTTCGTCATCGCCGTCGACAGATTCCCCCGTCGCCGTACAGGCCACAAAGAAAGCCGAGACAAAAACGGCAAGGAGTATCTTTATAGAAACTTCCTTCATGCTAGAAACGCACCTTTAAAAACTGTTCCGCAGGCATCGGACAGAATACCCGTTGACCTTGTACCCGTATTCCAGAAACGCAGCGGTGTCGAAATGGCACAGATCCATGTAGTTCGCATTGATGCCTCCTATGCGATCGGTAGAACACCAGAAATACGCATATCGGCCATCCTCAAGAA is from Fibrobacter sp. and encodes:
- a CDS encoding arginase family protein, which codes for MQRKLISVHDFSGVYAKQPFMQGLQESAASNREIHWLDCTQIAGTDCYCDDEAVKAIRGQITDAGITDARGIHFIDGGNYHYMSKIWTDMVQEPFSLVVFDHHPDMQAPRFGGILSCGGWVLEVLKSNSFVQGVTLIGIADHLVDEIRTEISQTENARVLDKVTFIKESELPAVTLEGAFRRPIGSMDSIAALRLQNDMPLYISIDKDALAPANAATNWDQGSLSTEMLKSIVADLAANHKILGIDICGERARDIEDSRADALNSELNRELAEFLAPFAAS
- a CDS encoding ribonuclease domain-containing protein codes for the protein MKEVSIKILLAVFVSAFFVACTATGESVDGDDELESLSSVESSGAKAGSIYDAVEESGLYTTRDSVAAYLCKFDKLPANYVGKNEGKKLYESETGKAFEKWNFNPWTTIGVMIGGDNFDNFASNPDNYHETLPEGSYHEADVEYSAKNRGTKRLVYQPDCVIYYTADHYETFTRLEVK